One stretch of Arachis hypogaea cultivar Tifrunner chromosome 20, arahy.Tifrunner.gnm2.J5K5, whole genome shotgun sequence DNA includes these proteins:
- the LOC112786029 gene encoding uncharacterized protein, with product MSIDKSWIGKPRNTHEYKDGLNKFLDFAFEHRSLGGRQIKCPCPVCGFGKWQTREKVFEHLIVKPFPENYKVWYWHGEEAVGVGSQAHQTSHIVQDDLTSQHPMVTMLNDAFGVTGPDLNEDGYGDEDNIEDGDEDEDNIEDGDGDNAENVEFYKLLEDGSDQLYEGCTKYSKLSFLISLYHIKCLYRISDKAMTKILKLIKDAFGNAKISNTFYEAKKTINKLGLNYTKIPACPNDCMLYWGEDEDLQECKRCKTSKWSDAKKKKPAKILRYFPLKPRLQRLFMCSKTAQSMRWHASAEKKDSKMRHPRDSEAWKTFHLLHDRFAEDPRNVRLGLAADGFNPFGAMRTNYSVWPVVLIPYNRPPWECMKPTSLILSMIIPGEKMPGNNIDVYLQPLIKELKELWHDGVQTLDRFKNEMFTLRAALMWTISDFPGLGNLYGWNVHSKYACPTCNFNTDSYRLKHGGKWYFLGHRRFLERGHKFRLSRVKFNGKIELRDPPAVLTGSKILEQLEGINVSFGKELQASKGKRTRRKVVEEDDESGMWRKKSIFFDLPYRESNLLRHNLDVMHIEKNVCDNVLYTLLNETGRSKDNLKARKDLKEMGIRKDLWPDENGRYHPSLFTMSNSMKDVFLRTIKNIRVPDGLSSNISRCIDLRQRKLSGLKSYDCHVLMQQLLPIAIPVL from the exons ATGTCAATCGATAAGTCATGGATTGGAAAACCACGAAACACGCATGAGTATAAAGATGGTCTAAACAAGTTTTTGGATTTCGCTTTTGAGCATCGATCTCTCGGGGGTCGTCAGATTAAATGCCCTTGTCCGGTGTGTGGTTTTGGCAAGTGGCAAACAAGAGAGAAAGTTTTTGAACATTTAATAGTCAAGCCATTTCCAGAAAACTACAAAGTTTGGTATTGGCATGGTGAAGAAGCAGTTGGAGTTGGGTCACAAGCTCATCAAACTAGTCATATTGTACAAGATGATTTGACATCTCAACATCCAATGGTAACAATGCTCAATGACGCGTTTGGAGTTACTGGACCTGACTTGAATGaagatggatatggagatgaagATAAcatagaagatggagatgaagatGAAGACAACATAGAAGATGGAGATGGAGACAATGCAGAAAATGTAGAATTTTACAAGTTGTTGGAAGATGGTAGTGACCAATTGTACGAAGGGTGCACAAAGTATTCAAAACTGTCTTTCTTGATTAGTCTGTATCACATAAAGTGCTTATACAGAATAAGTGACAAAGCCATGACCAAAATTCTCAAGTTAATAAAAGATGCTTTTGGAAATGCGAAGATTTCAAATACATTCTATGAGGCCAAGAAAACCATAAACAAACTAGGGCTTAATTATACCAAGATACCTGCTTGCCCTAATGATTGCATGTTATATTGGGGGGAGGATGAAGATTTGCAAGAATGCAAAAGATGCAAGACATCTAAATGGAGCGATGCTAAAAAGAAGAAACCGGCAAAGATCTTGCGATACTTTCCACTAAAACCGAGACTTCAACGATTATTCATGTGTTCTAAGACTGCTCAATCAATGCGATGGCATGCTTCGGCAGAAAAGAAAGATTCGAAGATGAGGCATCCGCGAGATTCTGAAGCTTGGAAGACATTTCATTTACTTCATGATAGGTTTGCTGAAGATCCTCGAAATGTACGTCTTGGTCTTGCAGCTGATGGATTCAACCCCTTTGGAGCTATGCGTACAAACTATAGCGTTTGGCCAGTGGTGCTTATTCCATACAATCGACCTCCATGGGAGTGCATGAAGCCAACATCACTAATCTTGTCAATGATTATTCCCGGAGAGAAAATGCCAGGAAACAACATAGACGTATACTTACAACCTCTTATCAAAGAGTTAAAAGAGTTGTGGCATGATGGTGTTCAAACATTAGATAGGTTCAAGAATGAAATGTTTACATTACGAGCAGCATTAATGTGGACAATTAGTGATTTTCCAGGCCTTGGTAACTTATATGGGTGGAACGTACACAGTAAATATGCTTGTCCCACATGTAACTTCAACACTgattcatatagattaaagcatggTGGAAAATGGTATTTTTTGGGGCATCGCCGTTTCTTAGAAAGGGGTCATAAGTTTAGGCTAAGTCGTGTAAAATTTAACGGAAAAATTGAGTTGAGGGATCCCCCAGCAGTACTAACAGGGTCAAAAATATTGGAACAACTTGAAGGCATCAATGTTTCATTTGGGAAGGAACTACAGGCAAGTAAAGGTAAGAGGACTCGGCGAAAAGTtgttgaagaagatgatgaatcggGGATGTGGAGGAAGAAAAGCATATTTTTTGATCTTCCTTATCGGGAGTCTAACTTATTGCGCCACAATCTAGATGTCATGCATATTGAAAAGAATGTTTGCGACAATGTGTTATACACTTTGCTCAATGAGACTGGAAGGTCAAAGGATAATCTCAAAGCTCGTAAGGATCTCAAAGAAATGGGTATAAGGAAAGATTTATGGCCAGATGAAAATGGGAGATATCATCCATCTTTGTTCACAATGTCAAATTCCATGAAAGATGTATTCTTGCGTACTATAAAGAATATTAGAGTACCAGATGGTCTCTCGAGTAATATTTCACGGTGTATTGACCTGAGGCAAAGAAAGCTCTCTGGATTGAAGAGCTATGATTGCCACGTCCTTATGCAGCAACTATTACCCATTGCCATAC CTGTGCTCTAA